From the Centropristis striata isolate RG_2023a ecotype Rhode Island chromosome 5, C.striata_1.0, whole genome shotgun sequence genome, the window AATAATCTTATTATAATCATCTGTAAATGTTTAaactttgaaaagaaaaaaatctgaaagacTAACTGAGGGGAAGCTATTTTAAATGTAGTGTTTTCGTAGTAAACGTCTGTTCAACATGTAGGCCAAAACGActgatgtaaacaaactgacGTATGATGCATTCAATGAACGCACGTAAGATCCGTCTTTCGGCGCTCTATAGCCGTTAACACGAGCTGCACTGTCATTGAAGTTACATTTATTTGCTGTCGTTCGAAACGACAAAAACTTGTTGTAAAAGTGAGTTTAAACTATTCACATTTATAtgatgtaaaataatataaaaataatacagcGCCTCACTGCCCCTTGTTTTGCAAAAGAATAATTTACAGCTTCCGTTTTGTGCAATGTCAGTTTTCCGTCATTCTCTAAGGTAAGTGAAGGCGACATGCTGTAGTCACGTGACTGCATGACCAGCTTCACCACCAAAACACTGAGCCGATTCCAGTTTGTCAACAACTGTGCAAGAAGGTGTGTCTGTCCCTGTCCGCTAAGTCCTCCAGCATCGACAGAGAAAACTCCAAAACCTCGCCCAATAATCGCTCACCTGTCCGGCAGACAGGCCGTCTCAATGCATTACAGAGGACCGAAAACACTGCGGGGACCATGGATGTGCACGATTTGTTTAGTAGCTGCAGAAAAGGCGACATTTGTAGAGTCAGGTAACCAGCAGCTCAGCTGACACTTTGGCTCGGTTGTCTCTTCCTGTGTGTCATGACTGcagttattttctgttttcctgAGTTCTGCCTTAGAgaaagctttatttatttttactgatattaACAGCTTGCTTGCAGCTAAAGCTAATTGCATTATTTTGCAAAGACATAACACTTAGGAAGTAAATATGGTGACAGGGCTGCTAACATCAGTTTCGATGACCCAGCTGAAACTTTAGCTAAAGCTaatgtgtgtaaataaacagcTCAGTTTCAGGATGCAACGTAGGTAAGGTAGTTACCATCTTTCACTGCTGGATACTTTACAGGAAGGTATGTGGAGAATTAACTTAGCCCTGCCAGCTACACGACTTAGATTTTAGGGGACATATCATCTattcaccctgttaaaataatcgcctaaagcatttttttcaagttttgcaggaaacacaaaaaacttcaccaaaagcgtaacatatgacatttattcatcatttcactcaaaacggATGTATCAAAGGATGGCtcttggcatagtaataacactgtgtgtaaattatgtaacttaagagaaataaatgacttaggctattttttgaaaatgcctttgtgacttaaacaagatatggtaacactttattttgaaggtgtctacataagagtcacacaatcatgagcattaatgttacttcaaagtgtcattaatgttcatgagacatcccatgtcatgtttatgacacgctcatcatgaggagatgatttaggcaaaataacaaacaattttgacaaaaaatgacttaggcgactATTTCAACAGTGTGACGATCTGCtttgagacagacaggtgtgtcCTGTAGATTACCAAGGGAACAGCAATCAGTCTGGACAAGTTAGGACAATACCcagtttaacccttgtgtaatgttcatattgttgttactcagccagcgtttgtgggtctgatggacctgttgcattttgtggcttttaatgcctcacaatcaaacacttttatgttaaaatactgaacagatgTTTACCTTATCCCAATTACAAGcagtataaacaatatatatggttaatatttgcccTTTACCTTTGTTAGGTCACATTTATAACTTATAATGGCTTTTAATGCCTCACAATCaaacacttttatgttaaaatactgaacagatgatgcacaacacaagctgaacacatgaacacagagtaaaCATATCAGTCAAGACAACACATCAGTCCCATTGAACACATGGCCTTTAGCCACTAGCCTATACAACACATGAGGGGCAGagctttactgtgtgtgtgttgcagatatACTTTTTGCACTTGATGCATGTATATTGTGTTTTCCTGTCCATCTTGGGTCCGCACACTTCGTGGTTCCCACACAAGGTTGCAACATTGTTTGTCAACACTGTCTGCTCTCATTTTCTCGCACATTTGACCCTCTGATGTTCTGTGTACCTacactctgtcctcctcctgtctaggcctgctgtgtgtgtgtgtgtgtgtgtgtgtgcgtgtgcgtgcgtgtgtgtgtgtggtacacaGAACATCAATTTCCACACTTCTATTAGCCCCGGGTCCAGTGGACCCGGACATCTTATATGTAATATAAATGTGTAGGGGGGGTGTATGGTGTGTGGTCACTGAATATGTATTCTGATATATgttcttcacagaaaatgagccaaagtcagtgagtctcagtttgaaaaattcattaattgtatcatttttcttttaataaaaaattaaaacggGTCCCACAGAGCCGAacaccacacaagggttaaacatCCAGCTAAGATGACTCAGTCACAAACTACAAACATACATTCACCCAGCACTGCAGGATACAAATCTGTCATATTAATTCAATATATAATGAAGaaactatacacacacacacacacacacacacacatatatatatatggaccaaaagtcatatcccgatatatttaggctgaatatcgatatttttattgcaaagtaagagcaaatgttgccaaatatgacatgtcacaagtagttttattgaaatcgtttatttaagtgaacataaatactgtataaaaaataaataaaaataataaataaaactgtataattaaaaaaaaaaaaaatcaaagctccataaagtgcacatttaaataaaaaaatatctttaaaaaacagcctatgaaataaaataggccaatcttatgctgaaataattatatttatatgagagaagaataacaaacattacaaaatgtaTGAGCAGTGCCCGTTTTCCCTTTTAGCCCTGTGTGACACACCCATTTGGTTacactgaaaatatttaaaatttttcATACACATTACAGTCAGAGGCTCAGTGTACACTGTTTACGACTATGTAAACTCCAGTTCATCACTATAACCACTCATTCTCCTTTATTTCCTATATCAGATACCTTGTTGAGCAAAGAGACGTGGATCTTAATGTAAAAGATAAATGGGACAGCTCTCCTTTGTAAGTACAACTTAGGCAGGTAGTCTACTTCTGTAGGTAACACAGCATTGTTGTCCTAACAGCTTAAAATGTGAATGCTCTTATTCTTCAGGTATTATGCTTGTCTCTGTGGCCACGAGGAGCTGGTCCAGTACCTGTTGGCGAGTGGTAAGGTTGCTTGTTAAGTAATGCAAATGTTAAAAGTAGtcaaatgtatgtaaatattgtAAACTCATAGTTTTCTCTAAATGGCTTGCTTTCAGGTGCCAAGTGTGAAGCCAACACGTTTGATGGCGAGAGGTGCATGTACGGCTGTCTAAGTGACTCTGTTCGTCGCCTGCTCAAAGATTATAAGTGCATAGCTGTCCGTGCCATGCAGCGGAATGATTTTAACTACTTCCTACACATGTAAGTTTTTAGATCgtttatttatgtaaacaaTCTAattcaggggtgtcaaactcaaatacacaatgggccaaaatttaaaacttgaataaaatcgcgggccaacattgaacaaataaaccttttaatatataccaaacatgttttgctttaacattaaatatggaaccagcaacgcttataaacatacaatatataactaaatagtgcagacatgcaaaatcaaatttcaaataaaaaacacatcaatgtcattaatttattaaataaaaattaaataaaaaaacttttctatttgcatccttctgatttaaatatcaaaataaagtttttcaagaggttaatacatttaaaaataaaataacaataataaatctagtattagcggtaaatgcgccgtataataccggcgggtcagcttttatagtacaataataatcgATCACAGGAGTCATAAATCTGCCGATACCGATACTGATCACCGATCACAGAATTTATGGGAGATTAATAATAATTCTCAATGTCCTGTATTTACAATCTAGCCTTGTGCACCACCTAAAGTGTTAAAACCATAATTgttcaaacataaataataaatacaatacagatCTTTATGTACCACAGtcagctttttatttgtgtaaacATTACATGCCCTGTCAAGAGCAatagatgaaataaaataaaaataaataagatttagTTAATTAACTTGCCTTACTTCCCAAGTGAGGCAAAAAAGgcttcaaaatcatttttaacaaaaagagGCATGCAGTTTACTGCCGCTGCATTGCTTAATAGCCCTTAATTATAATCTTGTTCTCAAATGTAAGATAAGGTTAAATATTATCGTATTAAATTGTCGTTGTTGGTTACCACCTCTTGGAATTTCTTGCAAACAGCgagttttacatctttttcggAAACTGTGAAAAAATTCCAGAACGGAGAAGTCATGCTGCTGGCTTCATCATCACACGCGGAAAACAAAACAGTCTCATATCATTTACGTCACGCGGAGAAAAACAgtcttgtgtaaaaaaaaaaaaaaatatatatatatatatatatatatatatatatatatatatatatatatatatatatatatatatatatatatatatatatattaatatgcgATTGGCTTTTCTGATTGACACTTTGAGATCACCACCGATCAACCAGTTTAGGGTCCATATCGGCAGATAACGATCGGTGGCCATTAACGATCGGTGGCCGATCGATCAGAGCATCCCTAATCTAAAAAAAGCACCTGTAGTACCTGTAGGCTTTTGTGTAAACCTGCATACCTCAATGTCATTTCATACATTTGTTGTTTCTGCTTCAGGCTGCTGGAGCAGGGTCAACACAGCGACATCAAGTTCCTGGTCCATGGACAAGTGTTTATGGCCCACAGATGTATCCTTAGTGCACGCTCAGAGTACTTCACTGAGATGTTTGAGACTAAATGGAAAGGGAAGAACTTGATCACCCTCAAACACCCTTTGgtagataaaaatatatattctagtTGATTAATTATGTGTTGCAGCTTTGATATTAGAGTGTGGTGTGTCcaatatacaaacatacaagCATATTATCTCTATTTACTGAATGGATAACAGAGGTTTTGATTTCAGATTAACCCTGCAGCCTTTGGAGCCATCCTGCAATATTCCTATACAGGTGAGCTGCAAACATTCAGGCTTCTACATTTGACACAGTTTTAAGCAGGAAAATGGCAATAAATAGCCGTGAGTAAGCATTAAACCTGGGCtgttttttgggcattttatatCTACTTCTATACTACCCAATACAACAGCTCCTATTGGCATTCACTTTCTGCAGTTGTACTTCTGCTTCAGAActattttttttggcatgttttcaGTCTGGTGCTCCACTTTCTTCAGACTTttgtctgcaaaaaaacattttttttcactaatttagaaggcaaaaaaacaaacactataTATAAGATGATATTGTGAGGTTAATAACAATAGATAAGCACACTTCGTCTTcgtctttttattcttttttttttattctacagGACGAATGGATGTGGATATAAGCCTTGTGGAGGACTGCAGGCGACTTGCTAAACAGTGCAAAATGGAAGATCTGATAGAAGAACTGGAGAATAAATGCAAACAGTTGTATGAATTTGGTAAGAGAGTACTCAGTGTTTAGCCTGctaatgcatgtatgtgtgttacTAGTGTAATACATATAGCTTTTTAAGTAttcttaaaatacaaaaacaaattttatcTGTAGTgtctcattaaccctctggagtccaggaaagctccagagcatgacttcttcatgacgtaaaaacgaagcagcatggagctctttttcagcaatggttaaaatcatcatgaccaagtgtagtaacatgattttactttttttgcagagatttttcagattttgcagtgtgcgtttcaacattttaagatattttttttttttttgggcattttgtagctttttattgacaggagagatatagagagtgaaagggggagacagaggggaagacatgcgggaaagggctccgagccggcctcgaacccgggccgcctgcttacgaggacaatgcctctgtggtatgcgctctaccaggtgtgccaccgggaacgccccagcgtttcaacattttcaatgcaatcttttgttttgtcttttactgttttttttgtgtgttttttgtaatttctttgtgtgtttttgtgtgtttctatgtgttttgtgtgtgtgtgtgtgtgtgtgtgtgtgtgtgtttctatgtgttttttgtgtgtgttttcatgtgtttttgtgtgtgtttttatgtttttcatgtgtgtttttatgtgcgttttttgtgggggggtttttgtcatttttttgtctgtttttttgtgttatgtgtgctttttttaatgttttttgtgggtttttgtatttttttgtgtgggttttttttgttcaaaacgTTGATCcaacaagtcaaaatgacaagaaataataatcaggtcatatagttgaggttgtgctgaaaacaatgttaccaacacgtcatggtaaagatttttaagtggtttatatacaggcagaatgaaaaggagtcaaaaaccgacaaaatggccccaaactccaaagtgTTAATCTCTTTATCCTTTTTCTGTTGTTCAGATGTATTTTTTCAATACGAGTCTGTcttgtttactttttctttcttttcactttACCACAGTGTCCAACAAGCCAGGCATGTGTGTGAAGGTCCTCAGCCTGGAGCCTCACAGCTGTCAACTTCAGGAGGACATGGCTCAGTTAGCAGACTGTGCGCTTCCCATTGAACTAAGAGTAAGGACACGATGGCAAGGAAACACTTTGCAGTATGTACTACTGcagccagggatgggcaactggaggcccgggggccgcatacggcccgtaccctcacttgaagtggccctcagtacaactacattcatttgagcatgaaatcttaaaagtgcagtgtaaaaatgcgaAAACTTACTTCTTGCAatgaatgttggtctgctgttcttgcgctgaaaaaaaaaaaaatcacagtaagtggttattttttatttgcttcaaaccttttgtattcctatttatactgttttacatgcatttgagcatgaaatatgttaagttactgcactgtaaacatatttaaaattgcagttttatcatatctggttaagtgcacgctcctatatgtggccctgtaaaaactgtggccccctccagcatttacgttgcccatccctgactgTAGCACTTTAATGAGCCTATTTTGATATTGTCTTTTTCCTGTTGATTCTTCTTAGGTTGGATTTGGAGAACTTCCCTTTAACAGAGTCGACCGCTTCCCTACTTATCCTGACATCTGCTTCAGAGTGGATGGTTTCGACTTCTTGTGTCATAAGGTAAGAACCACAAAGCTTTCGCAACATTTCTCAGTCGCCTTACAGACTCCCACGCCCACTAGAGTaatggtttttgtgtgtttgtctgtctccaGGCATTTTTCTGTGGACGTAGTGATTATTTTAAAGCCCTGCTGGAGGACCACTTCAGTGAGGGACAGCAGCTACAGTCCCAACCCAGCACCCCAGTGATTACTTTACACAACATTTCCCATGAAATATTTATCCACGTCATGTAT encodes:
- the abtb1 gene encoding ankyrin repeat and BTB/POZ domain-containing protein 1; translation: MDVHDLFSSCRKGDICRVRYLVEQRDVDLNVKDKWDSSPLYYACLCGHEELVQYLLASGAKCEANTFDGERCMYGCLSDSVRRLLKDYKCIAVRAMQRNDFNYFLHMLLEQGQHSDIKFLVHGQVFMAHRCILSARSEYFTEMFETKWKGKNLITLKHPLINPAAFGAILQYSYTGRMDVDISLVEDCRRLAKQCKMEDLIEELENKCKQLYEFVSNKPGMCVKVLSLEPHSCQLQEDMAQLADCALPIELRVGFGELPFNRVDRFPTYPDICFRVDGFDFLCHKAFFCGRSDYFKALLEDHFSEGQQLQSQPSTPVITLHNISHEIFIHVMYYIYTDATELIIENVCDVLGMADMYLLPGLKALCGKTLAKTICEDNVLCLWRMAKLYRLSRLEDQCAEFMARNIERMVEQPEFAEIITEDAASLEERHETDSVPLVDDIRYHIASNVQTYSAIEEANQKLDALEDLLSSINIDC